The Peptococcaceae bacterium genome includes a region encoding these proteins:
- a CDS encoding M23 family metallopeptidase, producing the protein MLIIKRNLCKYALPILLIMGILITKLYSPVMAVYGGINLVAPVSAPVNAGYLYAEKLTSSSTYGHHGLDFAAASGSDVYAAYTGKVVTKADLGGDSYGKYIIIESDHPNYPGVKFYHLYAHLSDYSDCPAVNQTVYQGNKIAESGSSGGATGPHLHFEIRMGTNSWYSQRNPEGLLSRSTSDGYGGVLGEVRTSGGSWARYKRISGATKGTDINYGASYSYFVMANGNPFPDEASYGINYYIARANTGNITLSYDYGARTQNVTIYANTDYKVNTIYLP; encoded by the coding sequence ATGTTGATAATAAAAAGAAATTTATGTAAATACGCTTTACCAATTCTTTTAATTATGGGAATACTAATAACTAAACTATACTCCCCTGTTATGGCGGTTTACGGGGGTATTAATTTAGTTGCTCCAGTTTCAGCTCCCGTTAATGCAGGGTATTTATATGCTGAAAAGCTTACTTCATCGAGCACATACGGTCATCATGGTCTCGACTTTGCCGCTGCATCTGGTTCAGATGTATACGCTGCCTATACTGGTAAAGTGGTAACCAAGGCAGATCTTGGTGGTGATTCATACGGTAAATATATAATTATTGAATCAGATCATCCTAATTATCCAGGAGTAAAATTTTATCATTTATATGCGCATTTAAGTGATTATTCAGATTGCCCCGCCGTTAATCAAACGGTTTATCAAGGAAATAAGATTGCAGAATCTGGCAGTTCAGGAGGTGCAACAGGTCCTCATTTACACTTTGAAATTAGGATGGGAACTAACAGTTGGTATAGTCAAAGAAATCCTGAAGGGCTTTTATCAAGAAGTACTTCTGATGGATATGGTGGGGTACTTGGTGAAGTACGTACTTCAGGTGGGAGCTGGGCTAGGTATAAAAGAATATCTGGAGCAACAAAAGGTACAGATATTAATTATGGAGCATCATATTCATATTTTGTAATGGCAAATGGAAATCCTTTTCCAGATGAAGCTTCTTATGGTATAAACTATTATATAGCTAGAGCAAATACAGGTAATATAACACTTAGTTATGATTATGGGGCAAGAACACAGAATGTAACAATTTATGCAAATACTGATTATAAAGTAAATACGATTTATTTACCTTAG